In the Oreochromis aureus strain Israel breed Guangdong linkage group 14, ZZ_aureus, whole genome shotgun sequence genome, one interval contains:
- the LOC116316828 gene encoding eukaryotic translation initiation factor 4 gamma 1 isoform X5 → MGNLGSREQEDSEAGAYYPAQPQFTPSVQAGPVIMNPAPQQPQPPPQPAQHIPTKRERKQIRIRDPNQGGRDITEEIMSGGRSGSTPTPPQTAIPGSESTSLTQANGESVSAATIPALVRPDDRRKPTPPPVAKTPELFKGDSIPTEANTSDTNTKTPLPAPLSEAENTPINTNSALASSPTVPDVMDAPPTHRDPTPPPQSAPEIPAYPAPLPDPVPTSAALNKVDNVATEVKEEVAKEEENKAEENVMSVDTPQTPPSSTNGVAELEPERLSVTLPPSHLEDPLESPIAQPEELRLPNGLPLPAPQDPEAPAVSTAERDDSPIAEPDISQQPIIQTSATVAQAALYVEAIPPPAEHSTPAPAAQEAEPPQAAPAQPEVPETDPAATLDVKEDTPVHQSSTKEETSSPTETVSKADNTPEKVPTPPPPTAEEREDTPPPPPQTVTPAPVETTMQAAVSVPKKKRKMKDLNKKEAVGDLLDAFKEQQKVVPPEPEPVPAPEPQPPATAPPAQEEADLTWEDKEDKLDAENIQPDPPKPAATDKKYQYKEEQWKPINPEEKKKYDREFLLGFQFISASMNKPEGLPAISDVVLDKANKTPLRQLDPSRLPGMNCGPDFTPSFANLGRPSMGGGSRGPVSSNSLCVTQHFPIESLLKLNHVLMFPLQSPGMGMGIVGPRRSQQMQRKELRKIISSMPLSDEVQLNKAEKAWKPSVKKSSRSRGAEEVNESEPEQIKTQELFKRVRSILNKLTPQKFQQLMKQVTELTIDTEERLKGVIDLTFEKAISEPDFSVAYANMCRCLMGLRVEIPDKPGATVNFRKLLLNRCQKEFEKDKDDDEIFEKKQKELEAASGEEEKQRLIEELEEAKDKARRRSLGNIKFIGELFKLKMLTEVIMHDCIVKLLKNHDEESLECLCRLLSTIGKDLDFEKAKPRMDQYFNQMEKIIKERKTTSRIRFMLQDVLDLRRNNWVPRRGDQGPKTIDQIHKEAELEEHREQMKVQQALISKKESSGGSGGRMGGGRRGPHSPGRRGPHSPGRRGPHSPGRGASPQDDGWNTVPISKNRPIDTSRLSKITKTPVLDFNNQLLAPGGKGTWGSWGKGSSGGTSAKPADSGSETGSRPATSTLNRFSALQQPSSSSGSSIDTDKRIPQRNSLSRERSDRFDRSDRGSDRFERRDDRDRNQLQVTKRSFSREKEERSRDREQRGPADPVRRVASMTDDRDSRERARSRENAKRETAATTPPPQTPTKPALTEEELEKKSTAIIEEYLHINDMKEALQCVQEMNSTQLLFVFVRNGLESTLERSTIAREHMGLLLHQLIKTGILPKEQYYKGLKEILEVAEDMAIDIPHIWLYLAELLTPMLHEGGIPMGELCRDVSKPLIPLDKAGVLLVHILTLLCKEMSHKKAGTMWREAGLRWKDFLPEDVDVNKFVTEKNVEFTLGDESEKGKKKELSAADLTRQLDRLIQDKADNQRIFDWIEANLDEQQTSSNMFVRALMTCICQSAIICEIPYKVDSEQIKLRAKLLQKYLKDEQKELQALYALQALMLQMEQPANLLRMFFDTLYDEDVIKEEAFYKWESSKDPAEQQGKGVALKSVTAFFTWLREAEDESDNS, encoded by the exons ATCAGAATAAGAGACCCAAACCAAGGAGGTCGAGACATCACAGAAGAGATTATGTCAGGGGGCCGTAGTGGCTCCACCCCAACCCCACCACAG ACAGCCATACCTGGATCAGAAAGTACGTCATTGACCCAGGCCAACGGTGAGAGTGTCTCAGCTGCTACTATACCAGCACTGGTTAGACCAG ATGACAGAAGGAAACCTACGCCTCCACCTGTGGCAAAGACCCCTGAACTTTTCAAAGGCGACTCCATCCCTACAGAGGCTAACACCTCTGATACGAACACTAAGACTCCTTTACCCGCTCCTCTGTCAGAAGCTGAGAACACACCTATTAACACTAATTCTGCACTTGCATCGAGCCCTACTGTTCCAGATGTGATGGATGCTCCTCCGACTCACAGGGACCCTACACCCCCTCCCCAGTCAGCACCTGAGATACCTGCCTACCCTGCACCCCTTCCTGATCCTGTCCCCACCTCTGCTGCACTGAACAAAGTTGACAATGTTGCCACAGAGGTGAAAGAGGAGGTGGCAAAGGAAGAGGAGAataaagcagaagagaatgtAATGTCTGTAGACACACCCCAAACTCCTCCTTCCTCCACTAATGGTGTGGCAGAGTTGGAGCCTGAAAGGTTGTCGGTCACGTTACCACCAAGTCACCTAGAGGACCCTCTGGAGTCTCCAATTGCACAGCCTGAGGAGCTCCGCCTACCCAACGGGCTGCCGCTCCCAGCCCCTCAAGACCCCGAAGCGCCTGCCGTCAGCACAGCTGAACGTGACGACAGCCCCATAGCTGAACCAGATATCAGTCAGCAGCCGATAATACAGACATCTGCAACCGTCGCTCAGGCAGCACTATATGTAGAAGCCATACCTCCACCTGCTGAACATTCAACCCCTGCGCCCGCTGCTCAAGAAGCGGAACCCCCTCAGGCAGCACCTGCTCAGCCTGAGGTTCCAGAAACAGATCCTGCAGCGACCCTGGATGTTAAGGAAGACACTCCAGTGCACCAGTCTAGCACTAAGGAAGAGACTTCTTCTCCTACAGAGACAGTTTCAAAAGCTGACAATACCCCAGAAAAGGTGCCCACTCCTCCCCCTCCTACAGCAGAGGAGAGGGAAgacactcctcctcctcccccacaGACAGTCACCCCTGCCCCTGTAGAAACTACTATGCAAG ctgctgtgtctgtgccaaagaaaaaaagaaagatgaaggatCTAAACAAAAAGGAGGCAGTAGGAGACCTCCTGGATGCCTTTAAGGAG CAGCAAAAAGTGGTTCCACCAGAGCCTGAGCCAGTACCAGCACCAGAGCCCCAGCCCCCTGCCACTGCTCCCCCTGCCCAAGAGGAGGCAGACTTAACCTGGGAGGACAAGGAGGACAAGCTGGATGCTGAGAACATTCAGCCGGATCCTCCCAAGCCGGCTGCCACTGACAAGAAGTATCAGTACAAAGAGG AACAATGGAAGCCAATCAAcccagaagagaagaagaaatatgACCGTGAGTTTCTTCTGGGATTCCAGTTCATCTCAGCCAGTATGAACAAGCCTGAGGGTCTACCAGCCATCAGTGATGTTGTGCTGGACAAG GCTAATAAGACACCTCTGCGACAACTTGACCCCAGTCGCCTACCAGGAATGAACTGCGGTCCTGACTTCACGCCCTCCTTTGCCAACCTTGGCAGGCCCAGCAtgggaggaggaagcagaggacCAGTGAGTTCAAATTCTCTTTGTGTAACCCAGCACTTTCCAATTGAATCATTACTTAAATTAAATCACGTTTTGATGTTTCCCTTACAGTCTCCAGGTATGGGCATGGGGATTGTCGGACCACGTCGCTCTCAACAAATGCAGAGGAAAGAACTGAGGAAAATCATCAGCAGCATGCCACTTAGTGATGAGGTGCAGCTGAACAAAGCAGAGAAGGCGTGGAAGCCTTCAGTGAAGAAAAGCAGTCGCAGCCGTGGGGCAGAGGAGGTAAACGAGAGTGAACCAGAGCAGATCAAGACCCAGGAGCTGTTTAAACGGGTGCGCAGCATCCTCAACAAACTGACCCCCCAAAAGTTTCAGCAGCTCATGAAACAAGTAACAGAACTGACCATTGACACGGAAGAGCGGTTGAAAGGAGTCATAGACCTCACCTTTGAAAAGGCCATCTCTGAACCAGACTTCTCTGTGGCCTATGCCAACATGTGCCGCTGCCTTATGGGG CTTAGAGTCGAAATTCCAGATAAACCAGGAGCCACTGTGAATTTTCGCAAGCTGCTGCTAAATCGATGCCAGAAGGAGTTTGAGAAGGATAAGGACGATGATGAGATTTTCGAGAAGAAGCAGAAAGAGCTGGAAGCTGCATCCGGG gaggaggagaagcagCGGCTCATTGAGGAGTTAGAAGAGGCTAAGGACAAGGCCAGGAGGAGGTCTCTAGGCAATATCAAGTTCATCGGTGAGCTGTTCAAGCTGAAAATGCTCACAGAGGTCATCATGCATGACTGCATTGTCAAGCTGCTCAAAAACCATGACGAGGAATCTCTGGAGTGCCTGTGCAGACTATTGTCCACCATTGGCAAGGACCTTGACTTTGAGAAGGCCAAg CCTCGTATGGACCAATACTTTAATCAGATGGAGAAAATAATAAAGGAGAGGAAGACCACCTCCAGGATCCGTTTCATGTTGCAGGATGTGCTGGACCTTCGACGG AATAACTGGGTGCCCCGGCGAGGCGATCAGGGTCCCAAGACCATCGACCAGATCCACAAAGAGGCTGAGCTGGAGGAACACAGGGAGCAGATGAAGGTACAGCAAGCCCTCATCTCTAAGAAGGAATCCAGTGGAGGCTCAGGAGGCAGGATGGGTGGAGGCCGTCGGGGCCCTCACTCTCCAGGTCGTCGAGGCCCTCATTCTCCAGGCCGTAGGGGACCCCACTCCCCAGGGCGTGGTGCCTCTCCCCAGGATGACGGCTGGAACACAGTGCCCATCTCTAAAAACAGACCTATTGACACCTCTCGCCTTAGCAAAATCACTAAG ACTCCTGTTCTTGACTTCAACAATCAGCTGCTCGCCCCAGGAGGTAAAGGCACGTGGGGCAGCTGGGGAAAGGGCAGCAGCGGTGGCACAAGTGCCAAGCCTGCAGATTCTG GCTCAGAGACTGGTAGCCGACCAGCCACCAGCACCCTCAACAGGTTCTCAGCCCTGCAGCAGCCTTCGTCTTCCTCAGGCTCTTCAATAGACACAGATAAGAGAATTCCTCAGAG AAACAGCTTGAGTCGAGAACGAAGTGATCGTTTTGATCGCTCAGATCGTGGCAGCGACCGCTTCGAGCGACGAGACGACCGTGATCGAAACCAGCTCCAGGTCACTAAACGCAGTTTCAGTCGGGAGAAGGAGGAGCGGAGTCGGGACAGAGAGCAGCGTGGCCCTGCTGATCCAGTCCGCCGTGTGGCGAGCATGACGGACGACCGAGACAGCAGAGAACGGGCCAGAAGCAGAGAGAATG CAAAGAGGGAGACAGCTGCCACCACTCCACCTCCCCAGACCCCCACCAAGCCTGCCTTGACCGAGGAGGAGTTGGAAAAGAAGTCCACAGCCATTATTGAGGAGTACCTCCATATCAACGACATGAAG GAGGCTCTGCAGTGTGTGCAGGAGATGAATAGCActcagctgctgtttgtgtttgtacgAAACGGGCTGGAGTCAACACTGGAGCGCAGCACGATCGCCAGGGAGCACATGGGCCTGCTGCTACACCAGCTCATTAAGACCGGCATCCTACCAAAGGAGCAGTACTACAAAGG GCTTAAGGAAATCCTGGAGGTGGCGGAAGACATGGCGATAGACATCCCCCACATCTGGCTCTACCTGGCAGAGCTGCTCACTCCCATGCTTCATGAGGGAGGCATCCCCATGGGAGAACTTTGCAG GGATGTCTCAAAGCCTTTGATCCCtctggacaaagctggagtCCTGCTGGTTCACATCCTCACTTTACTCTGCAAAGAAATG AGCCATAAAAAGGCAGGTACAATGTGGAGGGAGGCTGGCCTGCGGTGGAAGGACTTCCTCCCCGAGGACGTAGACGTCAACAAGTTTGTGACAGAAAAG AATGTGGAGTTTACACTGGGCGATGAGTCGGAGAAGGGCAAAAAGAAGGAGCTCAGCGCTGCAGATCTAACCAGACAGCTGGACAGACTGATCCAGGACAAGGCTGACAACCAGAGGATCTTTGACTGGATTGAG GCCAACCTGGATGAACAGCAGACCTCCTCCAACATGTTTGTCAGAGCGCTGATGACCTGCATCTGCCAGTCAGCAATTATTT GTGAGATTCCCTACAAGGTTGACAGCGAGCAGATCAAACTGAGGGCGAAGCTCCTGCAGAAATACCTAAAGGACGAACAGAAGGAGCTACAGGCTCTGTATGCTCTGCAAGCCCTCATGTTGCAGATGGAGCAGCCTGCCA ATCTGCTGCGAATGTTCTTCGACACACTCTACGATGAAGACGTGATCAAAGAGGAGGCCTTCTACAAGTGGGAGTCCAGCAAAGACCCCGCCGAACAGCAGGGGAAGGGCGTGGCCTTGAAGTCCGTCACTGCCTTCTTCACGTGGCTCCGCGAAGCCGAGGATGAATCCGATAACAGCTAG
- the LOC116316828 gene encoding eukaryotic translation initiation factor 4 gamma 1 isoform X6, translating into MSGGRSGSTPTPPQTAIPGSESTSLTQANGESVSAATIPALVRPDDRRKPTPPPVAKTPELFKGDSIPTEANTSDTNTKTPLPAPLSEAENTPINTNSALASSPTVPDVMDAPPTHRDPTPPPQSAPEIPAYPAPLPDPVPTSAALNKVDNVATEVKEEVAKEEENKAEENVMSVDTPQTPPSSTNGVAELEPERLSVTLPPSHLEDPLESPIAQPEELRLPNGLPLPAPQDPEAPAVSTAERDDSPIAEPDISQQPIIQTSATVAQAALYVEAIPPPAEHSTPAPAAQEAEPPQAAPAQPEVPETDPAATLDVKEDTPVHQSSTKEETSSPTETVSKADNTPEKVPTPPPPTAEEREDTPPPPPQTVTPAPVETTMQAAVSVPKKKRKMKDLNKKEAVGDLLDAFKEQQKVVPPEPEPVPAPEPQPPATAPPAQEEADLTWEDKEDKLDAENIQPDPPKPAATDKKYQYKEEQWKPINPEEKKKYDREFLLGFQFISASMNKPEGLPAISDVVLDKANKTPLRQLDPSRLPGMNCGPDFTPSFANLGRPSMGGGSRGPVSSNSLCVTQHFPIESLLKLNHVLMFPLQSPGMGMGIVGPRRSQQMQRKELRKIISSMPLSDEVQLNKAEKAWKPSVKKSSRSRGAEEVNESEPEQIKTQELFKRVRSILNKLTPQKFQQLMKQVTELTIDTEERLKGVIDLTFEKAISEPDFSVAYANMCRCLMGLRVEIPDKPGATVNFRKLLLNRCQKEFEKDKDDDEIFEKKQKELEAASGEEEKQRLIEELEEAKDKARRRSLGNIKFIGELFKLKMLTEVIMHDCIVKLLKNHDEESLECLCRLLSTIGKDLDFEKAKPRMDQYFNQMEKIIKERKTTSRIRFMLQDVLDLRRNNWVPRRGDQGPKTIDQIHKEAELEEHREQMKVQQALISKKESSGGSGGRMGGGRRGPHSPGRRGPHSPGRRGPHSPGRGASPQDDGWNTVPISKNRPIDTSRLSKITKTPVLDFNNQLLAPGGKGTWGSWGKGSSGGTSAKPADSGSETGSRPATSTLNRFSALQQPSSSSGSSIDTDKRIPQRNSLSRERSDRFDRSDRGSDRFERRDDRDRNQLQVTKRSFSREKEERSRDREQRGPADPVRRVASMTDDRDSRERARSRENAKRETAATTPPPQTPTKPALTEEELEKKSTAIIEEYLHINDMKEALQCVQEMNSTQLLFVFVRNGLESTLERSTIAREHMGLLLHQLIKTGILPKEQYYKGLKEILEVAEDMAIDIPHIWLYLAELLTPMLHEGGIPMGELCRDVSKPLIPLDKAGVLLVHILTLLCKEMSHKKAGTMWREAGLRWKDFLPEDVDVNKFVTEKNVEFTLGDESEKGKKKELSAADLTRQLDRLIQDKADNQRIFDWIEANLDEQQTSSNMFVRALMTCICQSAIICEIPYKVDSEQIKLRAKLLQKYLKDEQKELQALYALQALMLQMEQPANLLRMFFDTLYDEDVIKEEAFYKWESSKDPAEQQGKGVALKSVTAFFTWLREAEDESDNS; encoded by the exons ATGTCAGGGGGCCGTAGTGGCTCCACCCCAACCCCACCACAG ACAGCCATACCTGGATCAGAAAGTACGTCATTGACCCAGGCCAACGGTGAGAGTGTCTCAGCTGCTACTATACCAGCACTGGTTAGACCAG ATGACAGAAGGAAACCTACGCCTCCACCTGTGGCAAAGACCCCTGAACTTTTCAAAGGCGACTCCATCCCTACAGAGGCTAACACCTCTGATACGAACACTAAGACTCCTTTACCCGCTCCTCTGTCAGAAGCTGAGAACACACCTATTAACACTAATTCTGCACTTGCATCGAGCCCTACTGTTCCAGATGTGATGGATGCTCCTCCGACTCACAGGGACCCTACACCCCCTCCCCAGTCAGCACCTGAGATACCTGCCTACCCTGCACCCCTTCCTGATCCTGTCCCCACCTCTGCTGCACTGAACAAAGTTGACAATGTTGCCACAGAGGTGAAAGAGGAGGTGGCAAAGGAAGAGGAGAataaagcagaagagaatgtAATGTCTGTAGACACACCCCAAACTCCTCCTTCCTCCACTAATGGTGTGGCAGAGTTGGAGCCTGAAAGGTTGTCGGTCACGTTACCACCAAGTCACCTAGAGGACCCTCTGGAGTCTCCAATTGCACAGCCTGAGGAGCTCCGCCTACCCAACGGGCTGCCGCTCCCAGCCCCTCAAGACCCCGAAGCGCCTGCCGTCAGCACAGCTGAACGTGACGACAGCCCCATAGCTGAACCAGATATCAGTCAGCAGCCGATAATACAGACATCTGCAACCGTCGCTCAGGCAGCACTATATGTAGAAGCCATACCTCCACCTGCTGAACATTCAACCCCTGCGCCCGCTGCTCAAGAAGCGGAACCCCCTCAGGCAGCACCTGCTCAGCCTGAGGTTCCAGAAACAGATCCTGCAGCGACCCTGGATGTTAAGGAAGACACTCCAGTGCACCAGTCTAGCACTAAGGAAGAGACTTCTTCTCCTACAGAGACAGTTTCAAAAGCTGACAATACCCCAGAAAAGGTGCCCACTCCTCCCCCTCCTACAGCAGAGGAGAGGGAAgacactcctcctcctcccccacaGACAGTCACCCCTGCCCCTGTAGAAACTACTATGCAAG ctgctgtgtctgtgccaaagaaaaaaagaaagatgaaggatCTAAACAAAAAGGAGGCAGTAGGAGACCTCCTGGATGCCTTTAAGGAG CAGCAAAAAGTGGTTCCACCAGAGCCTGAGCCAGTACCAGCACCAGAGCCCCAGCCCCCTGCCACTGCTCCCCCTGCCCAAGAGGAGGCAGACTTAACCTGGGAGGACAAGGAGGACAAGCTGGATGCTGAGAACATTCAGCCGGATCCTCCCAAGCCGGCTGCCACTGACAAGAAGTATCAGTACAAAGAGG AACAATGGAAGCCAATCAAcccagaagagaagaagaaatatgACCGTGAGTTTCTTCTGGGATTCCAGTTCATCTCAGCCAGTATGAACAAGCCTGAGGGTCTACCAGCCATCAGTGATGTTGTGCTGGACAAG GCTAATAAGACACCTCTGCGACAACTTGACCCCAGTCGCCTACCAGGAATGAACTGCGGTCCTGACTTCACGCCCTCCTTTGCCAACCTTGGCAGGCCCAGCAtgggaggaggaagcagaggacCAGTGAGTTCAAATTCTCTTTGTGTAACCCAGCACTTTCCAATTGAATCATTACTTAAATTAAATCACGTTTTGATGTTTCCCTTACAGTCTCCAGGTATGGGCATGGGGATTGTCGGACCACGTCGCTCTCAACAAATGCAGAGGAAAGAACTGAGGAAAATCATCAGCAGCATGCCACTTAGTGATGAGGTGCAGCTGAACAAAGCAGAGAAGGCGTGGAAGCCTTCAGTGAAGAAAAGCAGTCGCAGCCGTGGGGCAGAGGAGGTAAACGAGAGTGAACCAGAGCAGATCAAGACCCAGGAGCTGTTTAAACGGGTGCGCAGCATCCTCAACAAACTGACCCCCCAAAAGTTTCAGCAGCTCATGAAACAAGTAACAGAACTGACCATTGACACGGAAGAGCGGTTGAAAGGAGTCATAGACCTCACCTTTGAAAAGGCCATCTCTGAACCAGACTTCTCTGTGGCCTATGCCAACATGTGCCGCTGCCTTATGGGG CTTAGAGTCGAAATTCCAGATAAACCAGGAGCCACTGTGAATTTTCGCAAGCTGCTGCTAAATCGATGCCAGAAGGAGTTTGAGAAGGATAAGGACGATGATGAGATTTTCGAGAAGAAGCAGAAAGAGCTGGAAGCTGCATCCGGG gaggaggagaagcagCGGCTCATTGAGGAGTTAGAAGAGGCTAAGGACAAGGCCAGGAGGAGGTCTCTAGGCAATATCAAGTTCATCGGTGAGCTGTTCAAGCTGAAAATGCTCACAGAGGTCATCATGCATGACTGCATTGTCAAGCTGCTCAAAAACCATGACGAGGAATCTCTGGAGTGCCTGTGCAGACTATTGTCCACCATTGGCAAGGACCTTGACTTTGAGAAGGCCAAg CCTCGTATGGACCAATACTTTAATCAGATGGAGAAAATAATAAAGGAGAGGAAGACCACCTCCAGGATCCGTTTCATGTTGCAGGATGTGCTGGACCTTCGACGG AATAACTGGGTGCCCCGGCGAGGCGATCAGGGTCCCAAGACCATCGACCAGATCCACAAAGAGGCTGAGCTGGAGGAACACAGGGAGCAGATGAAGGTACAGCAAGCCCTCATCTCTAAGAAGGAATCCAGTGGAGGCTCAGGAGGCAGGATGGGTGGAGGCCGTCGGGGCCCTCACTCTCCAGGTCGTCGAGGCCCTCATTCTCCAGGCCGTAGGGGACCCCACTCCCCAGGGCGTGGTGCCTCTCCCCAGGATGACGGCTGGAACACAGTGCCCATCTCTAAAAACAGACCTATTGACACCTCTCGCCTTAGCAAAATCACTAAG ACTCCTGTTCTTGACTTCAACAATCAGCTGCTCGCCCCAGGAGGTAAAGGCACGTGGGGCAGCTGGGGAAAGGGCAGCAGCGGTGGCACAAGTGCCAAGCCTGCAGATTCTG GCTCAGAGACTGGTAGCCGACCAGCCACCAGCACCCTCAACAGGTTCTCAGCCCTGCAGCAGCCTTCGTCTTCCTCAGGCTCTTCAATAGACACAGATAAGAGAATTCCTCAGAG AAACAGCTTGAGTCGAGAACGAAGTGATCGTTTTGATCGCTCAGATCGTGGCAGCGACCGCTTCGAGCGACGAGACGACCGTGATCGAAACCAGCTCCAGGTCACTAAACGCAGTTTCAGTCGGGAGAAGGAGGAGCGGAGTCGGGACAGAGAGCAGCGTGGCCCTGCTGATCCAGTCCGCCGTGTGGCGAGCATGACGGACGACCGAGACAGCAGAGAACGGGCCAGAAGCAGAGAGAATG CAAAGAGGGAGACAGCTGCCACCACTCCACCTCCCCAGACCCCCACCAAGCCTGCCTTGACCGAGGAGGAGTTGGAAAAGAAGTCCACAGCCATTATTGAGGAGTACCTCCATATCAACGACATGAAG GAGGCTCTGCAGTGTGTGCAGGAGATGAATAGCActcagctgctgtttgtgtttgtacgAAACGGGCTGGAGTCAACACTGGAGCGCAGCACGATCGCCAGGGAGCACATGGGCCTGCTGCTACACCAGCTCATTAAGACCGGCATCCTACCAAAGGAGCAGTACTACAAAGG GCTTAAGGAAATCCTGGAGGTGGCGGAAGACATGGCGATAGACATCCCCCACATCTGGCTCTACCTGGCAGAGCTGCTCACTCCCATGCTTCATGAGGGAGGCATCCCCATGGGAGAACTTTGCAG GGATGTCTCAAAGCCTTTGATCCCtctggacaaagctggagtCCTGCTGGTTCACATCCTCACTTTACTCTGCAAAGAAATG AGCCATAAAAAGGCAGGTACAATGTGGAGGGAGGCTGGCCTGCGGTGGAAGGACTTCCTCCCCGAGGACGTAGACGTCAACAAGTTTGTGACAGAAAAG AATGTGGAGTTTACACTGGGCGATGAGTCGGAGAAGGGCAAAAAGAAGGAGCTCAGCGCTGCAGATCTAACCAGACAGCTGGACAGACTGATCCAGGACAAGGCTGACAACCAGAGGATCTTTGACTGGATTGAG GCCAACCTGGATGAACAGCAGACCTCCTCCAACATGTTTGTCAGAGCGCTGATGACCTGCATCTGCCAGTCAGCAATTATTT GTGAGATTCCCTACAAGGTTGACAGCGAGCAGATCAAACTGAGGGCGAAGCTCCTGCAGAAATACCTAAAGGACGAACAGAAGGAGCTACAGGCTCTGTATGCTCTGCAAGCCCTCATGTTGCAGATGGAGCAGCCTGCCA ATCTGCTGCGAATGTTCTTCGACACACTCTACGATGAAGACGTGATCAAAGAGGAGGCCTTCTACAAGTGGGAGTCCAGCAAAGACCCCGCCGAACAGCAGGGGAAGGGCGTGGCCTTGAAGTCCGTCACTGCCTTCTTCACGTGGCTCCGCGAAGCCGAGGATGAATCCGATAACAGCTAG